One segment of Cyanobacteria bacterium GSL.Bin1 DNA contains the following:
- a CDS encoding DUF3148 domain-containing protein yields MTTDKTFSVGDKVKLIESPPYIKTAEPMPMLRPPNVVKVGEEGTILDRRPGDYWAVRFNKGAFLLESRYLQSVNADEGSSHVESHVDTD; encoded by the coding sequence ATGACAACTGACAAAACCTTTTCTGTGGGCGATAAAGTAAAACTCATTGAATCTCCCCCTTATATTAAAACGGCGGAACCGATGCCGATGTTACGCCCGCCGAATGTGGTAAAAGTGGGAGAAGAAGGGACGATTTTAGACCGTCGTCCGGGGGATTATTGGGCAGTTCGGTTTAATAAAGGAGCATTTTTATTAGAAAGTCGTTACTTACAATCTGTCAATGCAGATGAAGGATCATCTCATGTGGAGTCTCATGTTGATACCGATTGA
- a CDS encoding alpha-amylase has translation MVVQTEQTIQLLEKPTQALLDWAIALEHSELSYLEKSEAVARRLGAHYREDGLTEIGFWTPELTGEVMRPRAIYLEVLTPQGEVDLRAQTQTVKFKRDRVPMRQEGEYFWGVYSGIQPGTRHQMGSLYWLRYVDPREELQTVRDVVAYSLPFGVFGPAEVYDFNHLQQQRSDFSYFQQTSQPDADGNIPRVPPPQNILQLHVGTASAEGTFEGLTRIYQTISHKLAQGEPLTPREENYIGYDAVQLLPVEPTIEYRDDYSPISEFFDFDDNESEHPDSTSIPLTDEVNIHLKKPSTQDWGYDVPILGSSATNPAILGSLRPDEVIDFVATLHNFATGPIQIIYDLVYGHADNQAEFLINRQFLKGPNMYGQDLNHQLPTVRAIFLEMQRRKLNTGADGIRVDGGQDFRFFNPLTGRVEQDDAYLLEMSNVIQEIGEYKRLMFTIFEDGRPWPAEGWEEISTYRDLVELKPESYQWGPLIFAHNTPTLAGFWERKWRRVSEVMYQGERWITGCANHDTVRRGNQIDPEEKINWNLGNTLSEVLKNAYDNPATTLWVYGFSPGIPMDFINSLMHAPWMFFRNTDERYGVKVVSEEVGFLDWQITEDIYNQEQSFRRLKSLGFETLEQLREFGKALQITMIEQDYDLNFVIEACHSCLGDNTDRCEFPLLMRLNRPGMVTFLRELDIPKLKQFALRFMEDCYDVCNVAHYEKDLNPEKTAFNLGLRRFREQHRWLHDNLVPGTDRFNKVSEETHTVFYGLRTNPNHHEEQIAMVTHMGGDPITVTLGDWLQLDLSQWECAIASPGLDIADLSCFELKDAQGVLLKSKAD, from the coding sequence GTGGTTGTACAAACAGAACAAACAATTCAGTTACTGGAAAAACCAACGCAAGCGCTCTTAGATTGGGCGATCGCGCTGGAACACTCTGAACTCAGTTATCTCGAAAAATCAGAAGCCGTGGCGCGCCGTCTCGGTGCCCATTATCGCGAAGATGGGCTGACTGAAATCGGCTTTTGGACACCGGAACTCACGGGGGAAGTGATGCGTCCACGGGCAATTTATTTGGAAGTATTAACCCCGCAAGGAGAGGTTGATTTACGAGCTCAAACTCAAACGGTCAAATTTAAGCGCGATCGCGTGCCGATGCGTCAAGAAGGAGAATATTTCTGGGGCGTTTACTCCGGAATACAGCCGGGAACCCGCCACCAAATGGGAAGCCTCTACTGGTTACGCTACGTCGATCCTCGCGAAGAATTGCAAACGGTTCGCGATGTCGTTGCCTATTCTCTCCCCTTTGGCGTATTTGGTCCAGCAGAAGTTTACGACTTCAATCATTTACAGCAACAGCGATCCGATTTCTCCTATTTCCAACAAACTTCACAACCCGATGCAGATGGTAATATTCCTCGCGTTCCTCCTCCCCAGAATATCTTGCAACTACATGTGGGAACCGCCTCAGCAGAAGGAACATTTGAAGGCTTGACCCGGATTTATCAAACAATTTCCCATAAACTGGCTCAAGGGGAACCCCTGACGCCCAGGGAAGAAAACTATATTGGTTACGATGCAGTGCAATTGCTTCCTGTTGAACCCACGATTGAATATCGGGATGATTATAGCCCCATTAGCGAATTCTTTGATTTTGACGACAACGAAAGCGAACATCCTGACTCCACGAGCATTCCCCTTACAGATGAAGTTAACATTCACCTTAAAAAGCCGAGTACGCAAGATTGGGGCTATGATGTGCCGATTTTAGGCTCAAGTGCGACAAATCCAGCGATTTTAGGCAGTTTACGCCCTGATGAAGTGATTGATTTTGTCGCCACCCTCCATAACTTTGCCACAGGTCCGATTCAAATTATTTACGATTTGGTTTATGGTCATGCGGATAACCAAGCGGAATTCCTCATTAACCGCCAGTTCCTCAAGGGACCCAATATGTATGGACAAGACTTAAACCACCAACTCCCGACGGTTCGGGCAATTTTCTTAGAAATGCAACGGCGGAAACTGAATACCGGTGCTGATGGCATTCGGGTTGATGGCGGACAAGATTTTCGCTTCTTTAACCCCTTAACTGGGCGAGTGGAACAGGATGATGCTTACCTGTTGGAAATGAGTAATGTGATCCAGGAAATTGGCGAGTATAAACGCCTGATGTTCACGATCTTTGAAGATGGTCGTCCTTGGCCGGCTGAAGGGTGGGAAGAAATTTCGACCTATCGCGATTTAGTTGAACTTAAACCCGAATCTTACCAATGGGGACCCCTGATTTTTGCCCACAATACGCCAACTTTAGCCGGATTTTGGGAACGGAAATGGCGACGGGTTTCGGAAGTGATGTATCAAGGTGAGCGCTGGATTACAGGCTGTGCGAATCATGACACCGTTCGCCGAGGCAATCAAATTGACCCCGAAGAAAAAATTAATTGGAACTTAGGCAATACCCTCTCGGAAGTGCTAAAAAATGCCTACGATAACCCGGCAACAACGCTTTGGGTATATGGCTTTAGTCCTGGCATTCCCATGGATTTTATTAACTCCCTGATGCACGCCCCTTGGATGTTTTTCCGCAATACCGATGAACGCTATGGTGTGAAAGTAGTTTCGGAAGAAGTTGGTTTTTTAGATTGGCAAATTACAGAAGATATCTACAATCAGGAACAGTCTTTCCGCCGTCTCAAGTCCCTTGGATTTGAAACCTTAGAACAATTGCGCGAGTTTGGGAAAGCACTGCAAATAACAATGATTGAACAAGATTATGACTTGAATTTTGTCATCGAAGCTTGTCATTCTTGTTTAGGAGATAATACAGATCGCTGTGAGTTCCCTTTACTCATGCGTCTTAATCGTCCGGGAATGGTCACGTTTTTACGAGAACTCGATATTCCCAAGTTGAAGCAGTTTGCGTTGCGGTTTATGGAAGATTGCTATGACGTTTGTAATGTTGCTCATTATGAGAAGGACCTAAATCCAGAAAAAACAGCCTTTAATCTGGGGTTACGGCGTTTCCGAGAACAACATCGCTGGTTGCATGATAATCTCGTGCCAGGAACCGACCGCTTCAATAAAGTTAGTGAAGAGACGCATACGGTATTTTACGGACTGCGCACAAACCCAAATCACCACGAGGAACAAATTGCAATGGTGACTCACATGGGTGGTGACCCAATTACAGTTACCCTTGGAGATTGGTTACAGTTAGACTTAAGTCAATGGGAGTGCGCGATCGCGTCTCCCGGATTAGACATTGCTGATCTCAGTTGCTTTGAACTTAAAGATGCTCAGGGAGTGTTACTCAAATCAAAAGCAGATTAG
- a CDS encoding YgiT-type zinc finger protein, translating into MECPSCQGKMQWKTAPFSIECNGYHMTWNAIPAWVCENCGEVVFEAKEVDLIQTAFFLND; encoded by the coding sequence ATGGAATGTCCATCTTGTCAAGGAAAAATGCAATGGAAAACGGCTCCCTTTTCCATTGAGTGCAATGGTTATCATATGACTTGGAATGCCATTCCCGCATGGGTTTGCGAAAACTGTGGAGAAGTGGTTTTTGAAGCTAAAGAAGTTGATTTAATTCAAACTGCTTTTTTCCTTAATGATTAA
- a CDS encoding Uma2 family endonuclease has protein sequence MQVIHNKSKRWTTADLEALEYDEWHRYEIINGELFVTRAPHWKHQKTCTNLAICLGNWSNTTGLGEVVTTPGIIFSDADNVIPDLVWASTETLENYLDEKGHLVSAPELIIEVLSEGKSNEKRDNKIKLDLYSDRGVREYWICDWRDRTITIYRQEENILKPVKTLSEEDTLTSPLLPSFSANVSELLAR, from the coding sequence ATGCAAGTGATACATAACAAATCTAAACGCTGGACCACTGCCGATCTCGAAGCATTAGAGTATGACGAATGGCATCGCTATGAGATTATTAATGGAGAATTATTTGTGACCAGAGCGCCCCATTGGAAACATCAGAAAACCTGTACTAATCTTGCCATTTGCCTCGGAAATTGGTCTAACACAACTGGCTTAGGCGAAGTTGTCACTACTCCTGGTATTATCTTCTCTGATGCTGATAATGTGATTCCTGATCTGGTTTGGGCGAGCACAGAAACCTTGGAAAACTATCTCGATGAAAAAGGTCATCTTGTCTCCGCACCTGAATTAATTATCGAAGTTCTTTCTGAAGGGAAAAGTAATGAAAAACGAGATAACAAAATTAAATTAGACTTGTATTCTGATCGCGGAGTTCGTGAATATTGGATTTGCGACTGGCGCGATCGAACAATCACGATTTATCGACAAGAAGAAAATATCCTCAAACCAGTGAAAACTTTGTCAGAAGAAGACACCTTAACCAGTCCATTATTACCAAGTTTTAGCGCAAATGTATCAGAGCTATTAGCAAGATAG
- a CDS encoding DUF697 domain-containing protein, which produces MTANSSSQQTHLNQARASLSQALSWYGNVRRHGSSPPNSELQAAVKADLQSIKAAYDKLDETVIRIATFGLVSRGKSAVINALVGKKVMTTGPVHGVTRWPQTIRWTPSSGKVQIELIDTPGLDEVEGEERAQMAETIAQQADLILFVVAGDITRTEYQALCELRQAKKPILLVFNKVDLYPEKDRQTIYEQLRQLGTGKEEEALEELLSPREIVMVCAEPAPMQVRVEQADGEITYEWEEQPPQIEALKEGILDILNREGRSLLALNALVQAQTAENHLAEETIRLRQEDAETLIWDYAKYKAIAVAVNPIAIFDLIGGTFADLALIRGLARLYGLPMTSYEAGKLWRRILISSGTLLFGEIGTSALFGLGKSTALIGASWGSPSAILSYAGLAATQGAIAGYGAYTVGQAAQEYLKQGCSWGPLGPSTVIKDILAQVDGDTIIYRLKQELSNS; this is translated from the coding sequence ATGACAGCAAATTCTTCTTCTCAACAAACTCATTTGAATCAAGCCCGAGCCAGTCTTTCGCAAGCGCTATCTTGGTATGGTAACGTCCGTCGTCATGGTTCGTCTCCTCCCAATAGTGAATTGCAAGCTGCGGTGAAAGCAGACTTACAAAGTATCAAAGCCGCCTACGATAAGCTGGATGAAACAGTGATTCGGATTGCAACTTTTGGCTTAGTGAGTCGCGGGAAGTCAGCCGTCATTAATGCGTTAGTTGGCAAAAAAGTCATGACCACCGGTCCCGTTCATGGTGTGACCCGGTGGCCCCAAACCATCCGTTGGACACCATCGAGTGGTAAAGTGCAAATTGAGTTAATTGATACGCCCGGTTTAGATGAAGTAGAAGGGGAAGAACGGGCACAAATGGCGGAAACGATCGCGCAACAAGCGGATTTAATTCTCTTTGTTGTCGCAGGAGATATCACGCGCACTGAATATCAAGCCCTCTGTGAATTGAGACAGGCGAAAAAACCCATTTTATTGGTGTTCAACAAGGTGGATCTCTATCCGGAAAAAGACCGACAAACCATTTACGAACAACTGCGCCAACTGGGAACCGGCAAAGAAGAGGAAGCCTTAGAAGAACTCTTATCGCCCCGAGAAATTGTCATGGTTTGCGCAGAACCTGCACCAATGCAGGTGCGTGTCGAACAAGCCGACGGGGAAATTACCTACGAATGGGAAGAACAACCGCCGCAAATTGAAGCCCTCAAAGAAGGGATTTTAGATATTTTAAATCGGGAAGGACGATCGCTGCTGGCTTTAAATGCCCTTGTGCAAGCGCAAACGGCAGAGAATCATTTGGCAGAAGAGACCATCCGCTTGCGTCAAGAGGACGCCGAAACTTTAATTTGGGATTACGCTAAATATAAAGCAATTGCAGTTGCCGTTAATCCCATTGCCATTTTTGACCTGATTGGCGGAACCTTTGCCGATTTGGCTTTAATTCGGGGTTTAGCACGACTTTATGGCTTACCCATGACCAGTTATGAAGCGGGGAAACTCTGGCGACGAATATTGATTAGTTCAGGAACACTGTTATTTGGGGAAATTGGCACCAGTGCCTTATTTGGCTTAGGCAAAAGTACAGCTTTAATTGGCGCAAGTTGGGGCAGTCCCAGCGCAATTTTATCTTATGCGGGGTTAGCTGCTACTCAGGGCGCGATCGCGGGCTATGGGGCTTATACGGTCGGGCAAGCCGCCCAAGAATACTTGAAACAAGGCTGTAGTTGGGGTCCCTTGGGTCCGAGTACTGTCATTAAAGATATTCTCGCGCAAGTGGATGGGGATACGATTATTTATCGGTTGAAGCAAGAGTTGAGTAATAGTTAA
- a CDS encoding Uma2 family endonuclease, translated as MTALTLNLSSLVDKISDRQLEHLSRDNPDARLETNSRGQLIFMSPTGGETSEKNSELIFQVQSWNKQSKLGKVFDSSGGFKLSNEAIRSPDVSWISISKWNTLSHRLRLPKREAPAVTVGKEQRKTFLPVEPDFVIELMSPTDVFSQLQQKMKEYINCGVKLGWLINPDARQVEIYHQGKEKEVLDHPQTLSGEDILPGLVVDLTEIFD; from the coding sequence ATGACGGCCTTAACGTTAAATCTTTCCTCTCTGGTCGATAAGATTAGCGATCGCCAGTTAGAACATCTTTCCCGCGATAATCCTGATGCTCGATTGGAAACCAACTCAAGGGGGCAGTTAATTTTTATGTCTCCTACCGGTGGTGAAACGAGCGAAAAAAACTCTGAACTGATCTTTCAAGTTCAGTCTTGGAATAAACAAAGCAAGCTTGGCAAAGTTTTTGACTCTTCAGGAGGTTTTAAACTTTCTAATGAAGCCATTCGTTCTCCTGATGTCAGTTGGATCTCTATTTCTAAATGGAACACTCTGAGTCACAGATTACGCCTCCCTAAACGGGAGGCGCCTGCTGTAACCGTTGGTAAAGAACAAAGAAAAACTTTTCTTCCGGTTGAGCCCGATTTTGTGATTGAATTAATGTCTCCTACAGATGTTTTTAGTCAGCTACAGCAGAAGATGAAAGAATACATTAATTGTGGAGTCAAATTGGGTTGGTTGATTAATCCTGACGCTCGACAAGTGGAAATTTACCATCAGGGTAAGGAAAAAGAAGTTCTCGATCATCCTCAAACTCTATCTGGAGAAGATATTCTGCCTGGATTAGTTGTCGATCTAACAGAAATTTTTGATTGA
- a CDS encoding ABC transporter permease subunit, translating to MSRARALRYYILVRLLLAPLMLWTITTLVFLLLRATPGDPADAILGARAPEAAKEALREQLGLNQPLLLQYFDYLGDLLQLDLGNSLTSRGLPVWQVIQDYFPATVELSLFSMTIALLIGLGVGMIAAAKSGTMIDALGRLFGVVTYSLPLFWVGMLLQLVFSVQLGWFPLGTRFPISEPTPFDMTGLYTIDSLLQGNLGQFFTALYYLALPSFTLGLLLSGIFERIVRVNLKQTLKADYVEAARARGLSERRILFAHALRNAMIPVITVLGLTFAALLSGAVLTEVTFSWPGLGNRLYEAISLRDYPTVQGIMVFFGAIVVLASILIDIINAYIDPRIRY from the coding sequence ATGTCCCGCGCTAGAGCCCTTCGTTATTACATTCTTGTCCGCTTACTGCTTGCCCCACTGATGTTATGGACAATTACTACCCTTGTTTTCCTGTTGTTACGGGCAACTCCCGGTGATCCCGCCGATGCCATTTTAGGCGCAAGAGCACCAGAGGCTGCCAAAGAAGCGCTCCGAGAACAGCTTGGACTGAATCAGCCGCTATTATTGCAATATTTTGACTATTTAGGAGATTTATTACAGTTAGATTTAGGCAATTCTTTAACCAGCCGGGGATTACCGGTTTGGCAAGTGATTCAGGATTATTTTCCCGCCACCGTCGAACTCTCCTTGTTTAGTATGACGATCGCGCTGTTGATTGGTTTAGGTGTGGGTATGATTGCTGCGGCTAAATCGGGCACGATGATTGATGCCCTGGGACGTTTATTTGGGGTAGTCACTTACTCGCTGCCTTTATTTTGGGTGGGAATGCTTTTACAACTCGTGTTTTCCGTCCAACTGGGCTGGTTTCCCCTCGGCACTCGCTTTCCGATCAGTGAGCCCACCCCGTTCGATATGACTGGACTGTATACGATTGATAGTTTGCTACAAGGGAATTTAGGGCAATTTTTCACGGCATTGTATTATTTAGCACTACCGAGTTTTACCTTAGGCTTATTGCTCAGTGGCATTTTCGAGCGCATTGTCCGCGTTAACCTCAAACAAACCCTGAAAGCCGATTACGTGGAAGCAGCGAGAGCAAGAGGGTTATCAGAACGACGGATTTTATTCGCTCATGCCTTGCGTAATGCCATGATTCCAGTGATTACTGTGTTAGGCTTAACCTTTGCGGCGCTTCTCAGCGGAGCAGTATTGACAGAAGTTACCTTTTCTTGGCCCGGATTAGGCAATCGGTTATATGAGGCAATTTCCTTGCGAGATTACCCGACAGTGCAAGGAATTATGGTCTTTTTCGGCGCGATCGTTGTTTTAGCGAGTATTCTAATTGACATTATTAACGCCTACATTGATCCTCGAATTCGGTATTGA
- the recQ gene encoding DNA helicase RecQ: MSELETALKQYFGYETFRPGQKAIIEAVDQQRDVLAVMPTGGGKSLCYQLPALLKPGLAVVVSPLIALMQDQVETLQKNGIPATFLNSSLTAEEARSRRLAILDGQIKLLYLAPEKLVSSASKTFLQSVQDKQGLSLFAIDEAHCISEWGHDFRPEYRQLKTLRSLFPNVPMIALTATATERVRSDIIHQLTLTQPKVQITSFDRPNLYYEVQPKQRQHYNQLFKFIRHQTGSGIVYCLSRRRVEEVAFRLKKDGISALPYHAGMSDGNRSDYQTRFLRDDVQVMVATIAFGMGIDKPDIRFVVHYDLPRNLENYYQEAGRAGRDSEPAQCLLLFGAKDIHTIEYLISQKEDEQSQRLARQQLRKVVDYAEGTDCRRTIQLSYFGEHFAGNCGNCDNCLNPKPIEDWTIEAQKFLSCVARCRERFGMSHIIDILRESKNKKIEQNGHHLLSTYGIGKDKPVEEWRNLARSLLHQGFLTETTDGYRVLKLNQRSWEILRQKRTVYIAVLPSSSQKRTSQNNLDIETQQLLIRLRKKRKWLADAQSTAPYMIFSDQTLREMAQVKPKHLDQLANCSGVTDHKLNQYGEAFISEIQAFLHEKRLPIPVPSQTKMKTLRLAQQGYSIEDIAQTRGMRTRTINDHLCELIEMNQPVKLEQFVPDAEQKIIWQAISQVGDDSLKTIREALGQEYSYEQIKLVRAWWRREQNQSVST; the protein is encoded by the coding sequence ATGTCTGAATTGGAAACTGCCTTAAAACAATACTTTGGTTATGAAACATTTCGCCCTGGACAAAAGGCGATTATCGAGGCAGTTGATCAACAGCGAGATGTTTTAGCGGTGATGCCCACAGGTGGCGGAAAATCCTTGTGTTATCAGCTTCCGGCTTTGCTGAAACCGGGGTTAGCAGTGGTGGTTTCGCCGTTGATTGCACTGATGCAGGATCAAGTGGAAACCTTACAGAAAAATGGCATTCCTGCCACCTTTTTAAATAGTAGTTTAACTGCAGAGGAAGCGCGATCGCGCCGTCTTGCCATTCTCGATGGACAAATCAAACTCCTCTATCTTGCCCCGGAAAAACTAGTGAGTTCCGCCAGTAAAACCTTTCTCCAATCGGTTCAAGACAAGCAAGGATTATCCCTTTTTGCCATTGATGAAGCCCACTGTATTTCCGAGTGGGGACACGACTTTCGCCCTGAATATCGGCAGTTAAAAACCTTACGGTCTCTTTTTCCAAATGTACCGATGATCGCGCTGACGGCAACCGCAACTGAGCGTGTTCGTAGCGATATTATTCATCAGCTTACTTTAACCCAACCCAAAGTTCAAATTACCAGCTTTGATCGCCCGAATTTATATTACGAAGTCCAACCCAAACAACGACAACATTATAATCAACTCTTCAAATTTATTCGTCATCAAACCGGTTCTGGAATTGTCTATTGTCTCAGTCGTCGTCGGGTAGAAGAAGTTGCCTTTCGCCTCAAAAAAGATGGAATTTCGGCACTTCCTTATCATGCCGGAATGAGTGATGGCAATCGCAGTGATTATCAAACCCGTTTCTTAAGAGATGATGTGCAGGTAATGGTAGCAACCATTGCTTTTGGAATGGGAATTGATAAACCGGATATTCGCTTTGTGGTTCATTATGATTTACCCCGGAATTTAGAGAATTACTATCAAGAAGCGGGACGCGCTGGCAGAGATAGTGAACCCGCCCAATGTTTGCTGTTATTTGGGGCAAAAGATATCCATACCATTGAATATTTAATCTCGCAAAAAGAAGACGAACAATCGCAACGGTTAGCGCGACAACAACTGCGAAAAGTGGTTGATTATGCGGAAGGAACCGACTGTCGGCGCACTATTCAACTGAGTTATTTTGGGGAACATTTTGCGGGGAATTGTGGCAACTGTGACAACTGTTTAAATCCGAAGCCCATTGAAGATTGGACCATTGAAGCCCAAAAATTTTTATCTTGTGTTGCCCGTTGTCGAGAACGATTTGGCATGAGTCATATTATTGACATTTTGCGGGAATCTAAGAACAAAAAAATTGAGCAAAACGGACACCATTTACTCTCGACTTATGGCATTGGCAAAGACAAACCCGTAGAAGAATGGCGAAACTTAGCGCGATCGTTACTGCATCAAGGGTTCCTCACGGAAACCACAGATGGCTATCGCGTCTTGAAACTCAATCAGCGCAGTTGGGAAATTTTACGGCAAAAACGCACGGTTTATATTGCTGTTCTTCCCTCCTCCTCACAAAAAAGAACAAGTCAGAATAATCTTGATATTGAAACGCAACAATTATTGATTCGACTGCGTAAAAAACGGAAATGGCTGGCAGATGCACAAAGTACAGCCCCTTATATGATCTTTTCCGATCAAACCCTTCGGGAAATGGCACAAGTCAAGCCCAAACATCTCGATCAATTGGCTAATTGTTCTGGCGTAACCGATCATAAATTAAATCAATATGGAGAAGCGTTTATTTCAGAAATTCAAGCCTTTTTACATGAAAAACGATTACCCATTCCCGTTCCTTCCCAAACCAAAATGAAAACCCTCCGTCTTGCTCAACAAGGGTATAGTATTGAAGATATTGCTCAAACCAGAGGGATGAGAACCAGAACGATTAATGATCATTTGTGCGAATTAATTGAAATGAATCAACCCGTCAAATTAGAACAATTTGTTCCTGACGCTGAGCAAAAAATCATTTGGCAAGCGATTAGCCAAGTGGGAGATGATTCCTTAAAAACCATTCGAGAAGCATTAGGACAAGAATATAGTTACGAACAGATTAAATTAGTCCGGGCGTGGTGGCGACGGGAACAGAATCAATCGGTATCAACATGA